The DNA sequence GGAGTCCCGCGACCGTGCCTACGTCGAGGCGCGGGTCCGCGCCGGTGTGCTGGAGGCGCCGACCGTCGAGCTGCTCCGGGAGATGGGCGTCGCCGGCCGGCTCGACCGCGAGGGCATGCCGCACACCGGCATCGCGCTGCGATTCGCCGAGGCCCCCGGCGCACCCGCCGCCGACCACCGCATCGACTTCGCCGACCTCGTCGGCACCGGCATCACCGTCTACGGCCAGCAGGAGGTCGTGAAGGACCTGCTCGCCGACCGCGTCGACGCCGCCGGGCTGCCGGTGGAGTTCGGCGTCACCGGCGTCGCCCTGCACGACGTCGACACCGACACCCCGTCGATCACCTACGCTGCGGCCGACGGCACCGAGCACGTCCTGCGCTGCGACGTCATCGCCGGCTGCGACGGCTTCCACGGCGTCTCCCGCCCGCTCGTCGCCCCGGAGATCGCCGAGCGCGTCTACCCGTTCTCCTGGCTCGGCGTGCTCGCGAAGGCCGCCCCCACCACCGACGAACTCGTCTACGCCCACCACGACGACGGCTTCGCGCTCTACTCGATGCGCAGCCCCGAGGTGACCCGGCTCTACGTCCAGGTCCCGAACGACACCGACCCGTCCGACTGGTCCGACGCCCGCATCTGGGACGCCCTGCACACCCGCCTGGCCTGCGACGGCTTCACGATCAACGAGGGCGAGTTCATCGAGAAGCCCTCGGTCACCCCGATGCGCAGCATGGTCGCCTCCCCGATGCGCCGCGGACGGCTGTTCCTCGCCGGCGACGCCGCGCACATCGTGCCGCCCACCGGCGCCAAGGGTATGAACCTCGCCATCGCCGACGTCCGGGTGCTCGCCGACGCGGTCGTCCGCGCACTGCGCGACGGCGACGACGCGGGTCTCGACGGCTACTCCGAGACCTGCCTGCGCCGCGTCTGGCGGGCCGAGCACTTC is a window from the Pseudonocardia sp. HH130629-09 genome containing:
- a CDS encoding 4-hydroxybenzoate 3-monooxygenase; this translates as MTQRRETRTQVGIVGAGPAGLVLAKLLALSGIGSVVLESRDRAYVEARVRAGVLEAPTVELLREMGVAGRLDREGMPHTGIALRFAEAPGAPAADHRIDFADLVGTGITVYGQQEVVKDLLADRVDAAGLPVEFGVTGVALHDVDTDTPSITYAAADGTEHVLRCDVIAGCDGFHGVSRPLVAPEIAERVYPFSWLGVLAKAAPTTDELVYAHHDDGFALYSMRSPEVTRLYVQVPNDTDPSDWSDARIWDALHTRLACDGFTINEGEFIEKPSVTPMRSMVASPMRRGRLFLAGDAAHIVPPTGAKGMNLAIADVRVLADAVVRALRDGDDAGLDGYSETCLRRVWRAEHFSWFMTSMLHRFDPATEGGDAFGVGLQRSQLRYTVTSRAAATSLAENYVGLPHGAV